The genomic DNA tgataaaatacaaaaaagttcAGGGGCTTTGAATACTTCTGCTATAGATCATAACTTTGACTGAAACTGCTTACCATATCCTGCCATGGACGTTCCCTGTGGCCCCCCCAGCGCGTTCTGGTTCTCCTCCGTCAGGACCTTGACGTATCGCCGGCTGAGCTCCAGGATCTGCTCGCGCAGCTCGGCGCTGCTCTGATGGCGAGGCTGCTGCACGGTGTAGCGCAGCAGCATCAGTCCCCACGCCAACCCGAATACCAGCAGCAGCACACTCAGCTTCTGGGACATGTTCCTCCGCAGAAAGAGTGCACCCAGCATGGTACTGGGCAGGGACGAAAGAGGGATGGGGGGAGGGGGTAGAGGTGCCTTTCAAAGGGCCAAAGATCTTTGATGTGCAGTCGATTATGTAAAGTTATAAAACGTGGTGCCTTTTCTTTCAATAAGGTCAGAGTTCTGCAAAAGTTACAAACATCCTGCCTCTCATGGAGAAGGTGAGCATGTGCTGAGCAGCCGCAGAAGCCAGGAAGTGCAACCAGACGCAAGTTGACAACCttaaaaccagtgatcaggatCTTCTGGAGGAGTTCTTTGCTTGTGAGATCTTGAACACCAAATCATCTATGCAGTCATGGCGTACAGGCTCCACAGGCATAGTTACctatactaaaaaaaaataataataaaaaatccacaattAATAAAATCTATGCAAATACAGAGCATTATTTTATTACGCTTAAACAGACCTTTTATTTAGAGctcatgatttaaaaaatgacattttttcaaactttttttttaaaatataaatataggcAGCATGAAAGTTATGTCCTAAGCTACTTTTCTGTTATTAGagatttttttgctgctttggcTCTGGGCACACAATAGTCCACTCAGACAAATCTCTTTCAGTCCTTTTAGCTCAGAAACCCAATTACACGTTTAGATTTCATAGAGGTCCATTCTGTAGCTCCAGACAAGAAGACCGGGCAACAGACAGGGATCGCGGAGGgtattctttttctcatttcaccCACACAATGGCTATTGAAAGGAAGAATATAAGGGTTAAGGAGGCAATGTGCACATAGAGAATAAAAATTAGGTGATCATTTCTCAGTTTTCATAACTTTGCCACCAAATTCTTTCTCAGGAGAGTTTTATGGGTGTGGGagtgtcacttcctgttcaggttCAGAAAGAGGACAACGGCTGAATtgataaattatgaaaagaTGAGGTAACACAATCTGAATCTGAACTGGGGCTTTTGTAGATACACACATCCTTTCCTCTTACCTGTGCAAAAACCAGGCTCtcgcagaaaaaaaatgcagctaaaaGCAAGTAATTTTTACTGTTCGATACGTTAAACACAACAAGAAATCTCTAGCACTCTTCAATTTGCATCACTTTGCAAACTGAAGTGCTCCTGCAAGGCCAACTTGCATTCATAGTACACAATCTGAATCTCCATTAATTTTGGACAGTGAAACATGCATTTGGATAAGgctataataaacaaaatagaacTATAATAATCTTTTTACTAACCAATGAATTATGGAATTGTGTTAATATGTTCATGAGTACATCActgtaaaggtgtgtgtgtaccaggttttaatatttctgtgtcCCCATAATCACAATTTGGGATTATGGGGACCGTTGCTCCTTATGGAGACATTTTCTTGATCCCCATGAGGggaattgttgtttttgggttagtgGTTTAATTCTGtgatggttaggtttagggtaaaGGTTAGGTATGtgatggttagggttaggattaggATTATGGTAagggttaggctgtagaaattaatggaagtcagTGTGAAGTCCAcacaagtgatgaaaacacgactgtgtgtgtgtgcgcatgttcatcaataaaaacgatttatcagaatcagatgtaccaaatgtaattattgtgccccaaaacaattaattaatcacatcaaaaagtttgaaatgttgtcctttgttttttttttccattcctaTATAATAATGTGTGAGAGATTGGGTCAGTGGCATTCATTAACTTGAAATGCTTTGCAGAACGGCACTGTACGAAGTATTTACTTGTATTAACTTTCTGGGAGATAAGCTACTTTCAATATGGTGGACGCTATAACGCATCGCAACAACAGGCCGACCCGCTCAAGAGATAACTTCCGGTTCAAAACCAGTGTCGTCCAAACAACGatctcaggtctccaactgggacatgTCCTTTccgttttgttaatgttgtagtgctttcattaatgttgtagtgcttttgtaatttgtaagtCTGCTTTCAATTTActgaagtggtttgcacctAAGGGCCACCGTATTTCACAATATCCTAATGTTAACACAAAACATGTTACGCAAGTAGGACAAGATctaactgcattttttttcacgTAAGAAAGTCACAATCGATCCCATTGgcacaaaaatatattgattattGAGGTTGAAATAATGTTATAGATGACATTATTTTTGACACAAAGCCTAAAAATATGTAGACTACACCCTCAACTAAAATCATATTTCCTTGTTATTGCGTGTTATATATAATCCCTTTCTACCTTCCTAGCCGCACTTGATAAAGATACACAAATTCAATAAGCTAAAAAAGCTTGTTATGTAGAAGAGCTGTTTGCTACAGTGGAGTCTGCACAAGGCTGTAGTTTTCAAATGCtgttacaaattcaaaaatactttactgatcCCACAGGAAATTTAAATAGGAGAGACGGGAAGTGCTACCTTAGCGTCCACGCTGTGTTTTTTgtgaccaaaaatatttcagaagtttctgtttcctgcaaGCCAGTGGAAAGTATTTCAGACACTTCATCCCACATCAGCAGGCGGGAGAGGAGTAAGAATGTCACATTTTAGTAGTTGTGAAACTACAATTTTTAAATACCTTAGTACTGGCTACTGGTTCTTGTGTAGCTTAGACGGACCAGATTGATCcagcatcaataaatatgttACTATCTCGGAGTCAATTGATGCTACGGTCTGTGGAACAGGTATCAAACTCCGGTCCTCaggggccgctgtcctgcagtttttagatgtgccacagctacaaaacactggaatgaaatgtctcgATTACCTCCTttttgtgtagatcagttctccagaggcttgctaatgacctaattattctattcaggtgtggcgcagcagagacgcatctaaaagttgcaggacagtggtcCTCcgggactggagtttgacacccctggtctataGTATCTagtcaaaaacagatttttatttgcagctgTGGCTTTATTTGCAGCTGTGGCTGTTTTCTTAAGTTTTTATAGATAACTTTAGAGCAAGACATTTCCTGAATAAAATGTGCGATCTTCTTTTCTCCCCTATTCCTATTCACAACATCGCCTGAGCTTGGTGGTGAGATTTTGAGCCAAACCCTCActcccagaaaaaaaagaacgaaCTAACAAAAAAAGGTTAGATTTTTAAGGAGTTTCGTCCATTTTTTTTAACGCAGCCAAACAACtaattaatatttgaaaactatATAGATAACTTATATCTACATCTATATATAACTTATATAAGAACCCAAACAATTACATGTGTAAGCACGTGCAAAAGCAAGATTAaatcaaaaaactgaaaactatatttgatttaatttctggaTTTATCTAGAAccttttttttacacatattaaaatataatattatctAAAGCTGGTTAAATGGTGAAGACATActcaacactttaaaaaaaatgacaaaaagtgatcaaaaagtaaaatactgacatttattctaacctcttaaaaaaaaaaaaagaaaaaaaaatctaaacttttttttcttactttcatagcaattcctaaaaataaagaaacatataataaagttttttgtttttttttaaattttgggtCAAAACTTTTCAAGGTttcaatatgatttaaataatttaaaagtagCTACCAtagaatttaaacttttagtACTCATGTTTTGACCCATCTAGTGCCACATTGTATCATACAATTTGTATGATAATATCccacaaataaatattgtaGAGTTTAAATGTAGCATGTTTCCCTGACTGACTGATAAAGCACACCACAGCAATCAAAATGGATAACCTCCGAGTTAAATAGTAACTACAGCAGCTGTCAGATGTTATTTTACAGCTGACAGGATCACCAAGTGACTTACTCCGTTAAATTGTACAATATATACTGAAAAGTCAATAGCCTTTGGCCAAAGGAGCACATAATAGTGCACGCCCAGTAAGAGATAACCCACTGGCaagtttgctttaaaacagCCTGGACTCATTTACACAATATCCAAATGTACTACACAACATGTAAACGCCCAACATATACGGGCACTGGCGGATTCACaattatttaaacttaaaacaaattcacttaaaacataTTTCCTGTCAGCGTTAGCTCGATGTGTTAGCTCACAACAAGCTCTCCAAAAACACAGTATACAAAAACACTTGTCAGCAGATATGAGTAGCCCGTCAAAAATAGAAGTAAGTCCCCCACCGTGTGTCCTGAGTCGATACCTTGGGTCCTAAGAGAAAATTTACAGGCTGCAGAGGTGCTGGGACCGGGGCGAGCTTCGGAAGGATGACGCTTGCTCTTCGCCGCCCCGCGGCTCGTTTCGCTACCGCTGGAGAAATGTCTTTGGCATGCCACCATTTCCGTGAAATGacgggaaaaaacaaacaaaacagtctCAGCTGAGAAGCAAGGTGTCCGGATATGCTTTCCGCTTTATTGCTTATTTCAGCTTCATTGCTCTGCCGACAATGTGACGATGGCTTCGACAGAAAAAACAGCCCAAACTCGTCAGCTGCTGTACTTGTAGGCATGGGACCGTGTAACGTACTGTCATGGATCCCCCGGAACGTCTTCGGCTACGTCGAAGCCGTTGCATTGTGGGAAATGTAGTCGTATTTTGGTGCAGTTGAAAATAACCTACCTTTACGATCGCCGTTTTTcatattaatgaaaaactaCACAACAAGTAGCACTTGATCAGGTAAAGTATATATGAACGCCACTTACTAATTACTATCTTTTCATAGACGCCTTAGAGAAGGATATTGTTTGCGAATACGAAGCCTTTTAGCTAGTTTTGCTAATTGactaaaatagttttgttgctgctttttaatgtttgaccTTTACCTGTGTTTGCCTATGTTTTTGCTTCACTAttcttgctttgtttaaaataacattttatgttatttctatTATTCATATAGTTGTTGCAGTTCCCTTTGCGAACATTAGAGGGATCCCTAAAACCATCTCCATAGCAACATATGCTGCGGGTCATAAACAAGTATCACTTGCAAtgctgttgttttaatttaatgataatGACCTCGGTAAATCAGAATAAAACGGCTTTGGAAGCAGTGGATGACTATGCGGAGTACAGAAGGTACGTACCAACACATTTTATCTACTAACTTATTTAGAAATAGTCTCCCATGTTGTTGGCAGGAACTTTGGCAGCTGTGTGACGCACgaaactaaacatttcatttacttttattagGTTCAAGCGACAGTCCGGACATTTTTAGTCCATTTTCTAGACGTTCAGAGCAACATCTAGAACAATTGAAATATAAATGCCTAAATAATATCAAGACCGTTGACTTTCAAGTTTGTGTTGTACctgtttatagtttttattgatttttagttgtttttaaggATCGTTGGTGATGACGATGGTGGAAAACTTTTCACTCCAGAGGAATATGAAGAGTACAAAAGGAGGGTTCTACCACTACGTATGAAAAACAGGTTATATGTGAGCTTTGGTGTACCAGGAGGCATTGACTGCAAGCAGATTGGCCCTGAAACACAGTGCTTTTGTGAACACAGGTATATTACTTTGTGACCTGACTGTGACACATGCCTCTTCTTCATACATGTGGAAACATGAgatatgaatgcttttgcaatgCAATGTATACACGTGAATCAATTTCCATCAGATACAAGCAGCATCAGACAGAGTTTGAGGTGATTCCCTCTGAGCGACCCATTGCTCTACGGTGCAAGGTCAGCGGTTGTCGCTGTTCTTCTTACAACTATATTCCTCAGCCTGGGGGTGTGATGGTGCGCTGCAAGTGTAAACATTTACCGCAGGATCACAGTGAAGCTGCAGGCCACTTGTGCAAGAAGTGTGAGTCAGACATCCCTACTTTCAAGATATGTTCGCTACAACccagaaaatgctttttaaccTACTTGAAAATTATCTGTTATTTTTTAGGCAAAGTCTGCTCTGGGTTCCTCAGTCCCTACACTTGTGGGTGCGGTCGACCCAGCTTTGAGCACCGTACCTTGGTAAGTGGTCATGGACAACAACAACTTCATCTGAAAGAACATCTTTGTCAGCTTATTGTTACAGTATTTCATGTATAAAGTACTTTTCCCATTCTTCACAGGTTGAGACAAAGCAAGAGAGGTTGGCAAGAGGTCAGCCTGTCGGCAAAGATGTTCCTTACGCAGCCATGGGCGGGCTGACAGGATTCACCTCTTTGCTGGATGGTTACCTCGCTATGCAAGTCCTCAGTGCAGGTaacagtttttcttaatttgaaaCTAGAaatggatgcttttttttttttacagttaatgCATCAGTAGACCTTTGACACATATACTCTCCCCAAGAAGACAAACAGTCTCAAGGAATTTTCAGGCTCTTTAGTTCTCTGGAGTCTGTACATTTTAGTGACATAGCCTTCgtcagactgcagcagcacagacgaGAAGAGCAGAGGCTTTCCATTAGAGCTGAGGAAAGTTCCTTTTAGAGGCATGTGAGGGCAGCAAAGAGCAGTGAAATGTCGGCGTTGAATGTGGAATAATTTGCAAGAGTACAAATCTGCAAAGGTGACAGGTATATAGTGTCTTTAGCCACGCTGATTTGTTCTGTGTTCCATTTGTAGCAggcatgaaagaaaacaaaaaaacaaatctcgcTGTTCCATGATAGATTGGCTGTGCATGTGTTTTGAGACGGTTTCAagattttataaacaaatgaTAGTTTTGCAAattatgaaaactttaaattatttttttgatggaGAGTCAGAAGTACCACAAATCAATTAATAATCGATAACTAAATGTTATATAGTGCAACCtcaaatcagaaaaatttaaattgctCTTGAGAATTGCACATGGCCAACTTCAAAGAAGTAAGGTAAAGAATTATAGCACTGTTGTGAAAACTGTCCCTAAGTCATTTAGCGTGTCACCTCTGCCCTCTATATTTGCAATCTATACAGGACTGCTGTATAGGTCTACAGCAGTTCTGATGTCCTAGGCATGAACAGTTCCTCAGAATGATGCGTTCCCTCTTGAGAAGCTAAATCCCAAAGAGGACTTTTAGGGAGGGAAGGCTTCTGATCTTCTGGAGGGTGTCAATGACCCACTGTAGAGTCTTCTTGTGTCTCCTGGTGTGGCATGTGAACCATACAGATATGCAGTAAATGAAGACACTCAATGGAGCAGCGGTAGAAGACGGTGCACAGCTCCTGCTTCAGGTTTAGCCTTCTGAGGAGCCTCAAAAAGTGGAGACACTGCTGGTCCTTGATGTTAGAGCTCCATTGGATCCATGTGCACACAGGACCTTAACGCTTACACATTCCCCACTGATAGTGATATAGGCTTCAGGTCAGACTTCCTCTTATTGCAGCCAACGATTACATCTTTGAGCTTAAAGACATTAATGACCAAGTTATCACCCCAGTACCACACCAGCCCAACCATCGTCATCAGGAAATTTGATGGCAACATTGCTGACACAGTCATAGATATACAGAGTGTACAGTAGGGGCTAAGTGCACAGTCCTTTGGGGAGCCAGTGTTAAGACCGAGGGCTATGGAAAGTTAAGGGTCCACTTTGACTCTCTGAACCCAATCAGAGAGTCAGAGCTCTGCTCTGAGCTAGATCAGAGCAGAGGTGCTCTGATCTAGTAGCAGGTAGTGGTAGAAAGACTAATGACCAATAGTTTTGCTGTCGGTCTCTCTGGGAGTATGGCATCAATAGCAGAGCTAAAATCAGCAAATAGCAACCTTGCATATCTTCCCTGTGACAATTCCCTCCTCGGTTGACCTACTACCTCTGTGTGTGAACTGCTAAGGGTGAGAGGCAGGATACGAGGTGACGTTGGAGCAGTTTCTCAAAACACTTCATCATGACAGGTGTCAGAGCAACTTATTGGCAGTCATCGGTTCTTTTGATGGTGATGTTTTTTGACAGCGGGACTATTGTGGATGTCCTCAGGCACTGTGTAATTGACTGGGGCAGtgatgaattaaatattttggtgaAGACCCTGGCCAGCTGGTCTGCGCACTCACTGAGGACTCTGCTGATCACTCCGTCTGGTCTGGTGTCCTTCCTAGGGTTCACTGCTCTCAGTGTGTACCTCAGACTCCTGCTCCATGAGTTTGGTGTTATCACTAATTTTGGCTCCTTTTAGGTCTCTAGGTCGAGCAAATTAAAGGATATACATATGCCATTTAGGTGTCACTACATTAAGTCTTAAGCCTTGTACAAAGGTTTATAACTTAAACCTAATGTACACTTTTATctcaaaagtaaacaaatacaGCTTGACACATGACTGTTTCGAGAAATCCTTTGTACATCCACTACTGATTGCAGCTGCATGTTTACTGTCTGTACCACATCATCTTCGTCCACAATCTGATTCCCGTGATCGCTGTGATGTTCCTATTCAGTTGAAGGCAGGGAAGACGACTGCCTGGAGAGGAGCTTGGCAGCGAGAAACCCCAACACTTCTGCGAGAAGCCCCAGCACCCCTGCAAAAAACCCCAGCACTTCTGCACAAAAACCCAACATGTCTGCAAGGAACCCCAGCTCCTCTGCTGAAGCAAGCAGCTCTGGTGTCTCtgagaaacaaaccaaaaatcaaTGAATTGCAAGatttgcatttaattatttttgccatattgTTCATTTGTGAGGAGATAGTTCAACTCTAACATATCGAATACAAAATGACATACATTATAGCTTGTATCTTTCCCAAGAGGCAAAGAATATTTGGTTTGTTCATGAGTAAAATAATTCCAGCTAGTTGTGAATAGCCtctaatatttgtatatttgtacTTTATAAATGTAACTCTGATTTCAAGTTGGTTACAATAAATTTTACAGGTTTTGCTGCTAATTGTAGTTTTGAGCttaaattctctttttctgtgcAATGTGAACGAATTGCTTGGTCAAACTAGACTGAGCTATGTAaggataaaaaatgtttttgtcggTAAATAAAGTAACAgatcttttgtttatttcactgcAGTTTTCTAGATATTTTCCTGAACAGCTCTCTAATTATTTGTCTGAGGTTCGCTTATTGTGAAATGTGGTTATTGTGAAAAATCCACCCACTCAACACGTCACCAAAATAACATCAGAACCACAGCGCTCAGTGTTCAGCGATGAGCGCGGCTTTTAATTTATGGATAGATGTACTGTCTTCGATTGATTAATCCCATTCATCATGGTAGATCAGCGGCGACGCGCGCTGCATTATTCCACGCTGTGAATGCAGATTGAACATCATGTGTTCTCCACTGGCGGCCCAGTTTCCAGCATCTTTAGCAGGGAAACACAATTAAAGAAGATTTAAGTGAGGATTTACTCCCACTCGGATGTTCCTACTCTGAGGACAGCGTTGGGTCTGGCCACTACATGTCAGCGTTATGATACCTCTCAAAAGCTACTGTTGAAGGACAGTCACAAAAAAGGACTAAGGATTGCCACAAAGGGACGTAGTAAATTCACCCTTCACAGAACACTTAACCGGTGAAATATGGTGGTGGAAGCAGCATGCTCTGGGGTAATTTTGTCTACAAGACTTGGAAAGTTGACATTTGCACATACAACTAGGTCAAAAATCCTTCCTGTTTATAAATTAAGATATCCGTTATCCTTCCCCTTCAGAATTATttgctattttgtgttggtttattacataaaataaaaagtaaaataaattgtggctgtaatgtgacaaaatgtggactAGTATGTTATGATGCTGAGCAGTCTTGAGGGAAGAAGGTTGGAGCCTTGCCTGGAGGGTTGTATGGATGCACCTGCGTCTCTGATGACTCAAAGTGCTGGAGTGGATGCAGCCACATCTGGAAGCTTACGCTTTCGAACACAAAGTGCGTGTCTGTGAGCCGAGATTTCAGACCGCAACCAAATAAGCAGTCTTGGTCGCACATCTTCATCAACACATCTGCCGTGTCTTTCTACTTGTTCCCTCCTCTTACTCTTGAACAGAGGTGAGGAAAGGGAGATGTGCATGGAACATGGGGAGAGATGAGGAAGAGTGGaacaaaaacttaattaaattatGAGGGAACGCTAGAACATATTAGTCTCAGAGAATTACAATTTAGATTAATTGGCTCTCCATAGCAACACTGTAAAGGAGGCTGAAGGTAATTTCCTTTGGACCGTGGTTGAAGCATATAACTGCAACACTTCTCTTTCACCACTGGTAACCCCACCCTGGTTGATTGACACCTTTTAGACAATAAATCCCAACACAAGCACAGATTATTATGTAGACAATTAGAGCAGAGAGAAACACTTAATTGGCATAACTGGCAAGTAAACAGGGACTTAACTGGAGACGATGCCACGTCATTTCTCCAAAATAAACTTAACTCCCACAAACAGAAGGGGATCAGACAAATCACGGGAAATAGCTCACCTGttctcaaataataataataataataataataataataataataataataataataataataataataataataataataataataatagtaataaaaaagtaGTTAGAAGCACTGGAATGAAAATAAAGGATAATATtacacaaaaggaaaatatcAACCAATTT from Gambusia affinis linkage group LG14, SWU_Gaff_1.0, whole genome shotgun sequence includes the following:
- the fam221a gene encoding protein FAM221A, whose product is MLRVINKYHLQCCCFNLMIMTSVNQNKTALEAVDDYAEYRRIVGDDDGGKLFTPEEYEEYKRRVLPLRMKNRLYVSFGVPGGIDCKQIGPETQCFCEHRYKQHQTEFEVIPSERPIALRCKVSGCRCSSYNYIPQPGGVMVRCKCKHLPQDHSEAAGHLCKKCKVCSGFLSPYTCGCGRPSFEHRTLVETKQERLARGQPVGKDVPYAAMGGLTGFTSLLDGYLAMQVLSAVEGREDDCLERSLAARNPNTSARSPSTPAKNPSTSAQKPNMSARNPSSSAEASSSGVSEKQTKNQ
- the ccdc126 gene encoding coiled-coil domain-containing protein 126, which produces MLGALFLRRNMSQKLSVLLLVFGLAWGLMLLRYTVQQPRHQSSAELREQILELSRRYVKVLTEENQNALGGPQGTSMAGYADLKRTIAVLLDDILTRLVKLEGKIELVANSSLTNASHAAAAAGVPAGLRKASKQESPGSHPGMSRLHPHVPKRPRPL